Within Enterobacter sp. RHBSTW-00175, the genomic segment CGTCACCCGCGGTTCGTCAGACACCAGCGTAAAACCCGCCTGGCGATAGAAACCATACGCAGTGTCCGGCGCATGGGTATTGAGAAAATCAAACCAGATGCTCGCATCGGCCATTACCACGGTCAAAAGCTGTTTTCCAATGCCCAGTCCGCGGCACTTCTCGCTGACGTAGAGATGGCGAATGCGTCCGGCGCGTGGTTGCTGGCTAAACGGATCGCGGTTCAGGCCGCATACGCCCACTAGTTTGCCGTTCAGAAACGCCCCCAGCAGTTTTTCACCCGGTGCGTTAAAGCGGTTTTCACCGCGCTGCCAGTTCTCTTCCAGCCTGCGTAGCATGTTGAAATTCAGCGTGATGCTTTCGGTTTTCAGGGCAATATACCCGGGTTCTTCGGGTGTAATGGGTTCAATTAACAGACGCGACATAGCATTCCCTCGTTATTAAAGAGGGGCGGTTGCCCGCCCCTCTCAGGTGCGACTTGAACCTGAATCACCGCAGGTATTTCAGGACGGCATCAAGCAGTTGCAGTACAGCAACAATGAGTTTGAGGATAAGAACCACCATATCCACTACGCTCATACGCGTCTCCTTTTGGTCAAAAGGAGCACGATGCTGGCGTACCTTTCCGCCGCCTGTTGCCAGCACCTGGATTGACGTAACACAGTGTGCTCACTTCAGGGGTTAAGGCACTGACGGTACCACCCGTTTCAGCCAGGACTTTGTTGCGCCGGTAAAACAGCGGCCCCCTCGCGCACTGCGAACACCCTGAGTATAGATAAATACTGTATATATGAACAGTATTTTATAGACAAAGATTGTCAGAGGGTACATACTCAGAAACGTCAAAATCCGTGCCTTAAATTGCGCGTTCGTCGCCGATCGCGTATACTTTTTGCGTTGACGTAACACAGTGTGTTCTGCGGTTACCAGCCGCAAACCCTGAAAAAAACCTCGCTCCGGCGGGGTTTTTTGTTTTCCGGGCAAATACAACAAACGAGTCAGTTGACTAAATGGCAATGCATGTTATTGTTGCCATATTGGCAACGGACGCGGTGGGAATGCAGGATGCATTTAATTTCTATGAAGGCAATTTTGGATGCAGTCATTACCTTTCCACAGCATAAGGAAGAACTCCTTTTTCTGGGGAGAGTCATCGAAAAGAGCAATTGCCCTACGCCTGCTGCGCTGAAAAAGCTGTTTCCAACACTTGATAATTTTAAGTATCTGGATAAGCACTATGTTATTGATATAGCGAACAACAATCTCAGAGTGGTGGCTCTCATATTCTTTGAAAGCCAAAAGTTTTATGTGCGCCATGTTTTTACTCATAAGGAATATGACCGTTTTACGGAGAAACATCGCACTAAGGGGAAGAAATGATGATCGTTGCTGATGCAATGAAAGCTACGTATGCCCTTGTTGCGGCTGTTCCTCTGCTGGGTGAACATCCTAACGAACAGGATTACAAAGACGCTCTGGAACTGGTTGAGTATCTTCTTATGAACGAACCGGGTAGCCCTTTACTGGATATCGTATGTGCAAGAATTAGCCGCTACGAAGCGAACCAGCCAGACATTGTCGCGTTACGTCTGGAGATGGAATCTGTACCTGTCGGTATTGCGGTTTTAAGAACCTTAATGGATCAGTACAACCTGACGATATCTGATTTTCAGGATGAAATTGGCAGTAAATCAATGGTTTCAAGGGTGCTTAACGGCCAGAGGCAGCTCACTCTGAACCACATTAAAAAGCTTGCAGCCCGATTTGGTGTATCGCCCGCGCTATTTATTGAATGACAAAAAATCA encodes:
- a CDS encoding GNAT family N-acetyltransferase, with translation MSRLLIEPITPEEPGYIALKTESITLNFNMLRRLEENWQRGENRFNAPGEKLLGAFLNGKLVGVCGLNRDPFSQQPRAGRIRHLYVSEKCRGLGIGKQLLTVVMADASIWFDFLNTHAPDTAYGFYRQAGFTLVSDEPRVTHRLFCAV
- the tisB gene encoding type I toxin-antitoxin system toxin TisB, producing the protein MSVVDMVVLILKLIVAVLQLLDAVLKYLR
- a CDS encoding type II toxin-antitoxin system HigB family toxin, with protein sequence MHLISMKAILDAVITFPQHKEELLFLGRVIEKSNCPTPAALKKLFPTLDNFKYLDKHYVIDIANNNLRVVALIFFESQKFYVRHVFTHKEYDRFTEKHRTKGKK
- a CDS encoding type II toxin-antitoxin system HigA family antitoxin, with amino-acid sequence MMIVADAMKATYALVAAVPLLGEHPNEQDYKDALELVEYLLMNEPGSPLLDIVCARISRYEANQPDIVALRLEMESVPVGIAVLRTLMDQYNLTISDFQDEIGSKSMVSRVLNGQRQLTLNHIKKLAARFGVSPALFIE